A stretch of Tigriopus californicus strain San Diego chromosome 11, Tcal_SD_v2.1, whole genome shotgun sequence DNA encodes these proteins:
- the LOC131889879 gene encoding uncharacterized protein LOC131889879: MSSYFLKNLYLNQELKLEEYEQIPYPRTELHIHVMYKATQMFSLLGFAVVGPITCLVKTKGLSQIANYAPKMGTRGLALGLIMGPIMTEATIRNATQDAIYDRSFRLRHNKRQLNADRFSTFGLLGGLAIHRLASFNPITVMAAGYVLGFVASMAIPVKE; encoded by the exons ATGTCGAGCTatttcctcaagaacctttaCTTAAATCAAGAACTAAAGCTCGAAGAATATGAGCAAATTCCCTACCCAAGAACTGAGCTTCATATCCATGTCATGTATAAGGCCACGCAG ATGTTTTCACTACTCGGTTTTGCCGTGGTGGGACCCATCACTTGTCTGGTCAAGACCAAGGGCCTGTCGCAGATAGCTAACTATGCCCCGAAGATGGGCACCCGTGGCTTGGCCTTGGGATTGATCATGGGTCCAATCATGACGGAGGCGACCATCCGGAATGCTACTCAGGATGCCATTTACGACCGGAGTTTTCGCCTTCGGCACAACAAGAGACAG CTCAATGCCGATCGGTTTTCGACCTTTGGATTGTTGGGGGGCTTGGCCATTCATCGCTTGGCCAGCTTCAACCCAATTACCGTCATGGCAGCCGGCTATGTGTTGGGTTTCGTGGCGAGCATGGCAATTCCAGTTAAGGAATAA
- the LOC131889878 gene encoding activating signal cointegrator 1 complex subunit 2 homolog, with amino-acid sequence MAINFQVALVWISVFSVVHSYPQPQNGDGLEGLRRNIPGEPGKDYPIYSIDVLRKINPRQFGDQSSNKNGNGNGANTGGQQDLRGGRNSGKNGRQNKRNNSVNKSQYLEQVAQGQIPGQPGQDYPVNSVKGLKGKFTNLKLAPAHLITPDYPKNAQIRGGGNSQNRRKNQGQRNQQKNTNNRRPNRPEAPTHTAPTQSFQPINNDKGVRVSTQFNQNFDLEPRPQQPNYPNNQPQPQRQQQQQQQQQAAQPLPFVPTNPDPAFQEEVFTGNYCPGGSLEECINFCPSKSYGECTAKCGEEC; translated from the exons ATGGCGATCAATTTCCAG GTCGCATTAGTTTGGATTAGTGTCTTCTCTGTGGTACACAGTTATCCACAACCACAAAATGGAGATGGGCTAGAAGGGCTCAG ACGAAATATTCCTGGTGAGCCAGGGAAAGACTACCCCATTTACTCCATCGACGTCCTTCGAAAAATAAACCCCCGACAATTTGGGGACCAATCGTCCAACAAGAATGGAAACGGAAATGGCGCCAACACTGGTGGTCAACAAGATCTTAGAGGGGGTCGAAACAGCGGGAAAAATGGCCGTCAAAACAAACGAAACAATAGCGTCAACAAAAGTCAATATTTGGAGCAAGTCGCTCAAGGTCAGATTCCTGGTCAACCTGGCCAAGATTACCCGGTGAATAGCGTCAAAGGCTTGAAAGGCAAGTTCACTAACTTGAAATTAGCCCCTGCCCATCTGATCACGCCGGATTACCCGAAGAACGCCCAAATCAGAGGCGGTGGGAATTCACAAAACAGACGGAAGAACCAAGGACAAAGGAATCAGCAAAAGAACACCAACAATCGACGACCTAATCGCCCTGAAGCTCCCACTCATACTGCACCAACCCAATCATTTCAACCTATCAATAATGATAAAG GTGTAAGGGTATCAAcccaattcaatcaaaattttgatcttgaacccCGCCCACAACAGCCGAATTATCCCAACaatcaaccacaaccacaacgacagcagcagcagcaacaacaacaacaagccGCTCAGCCGTTACCATTTGTGCCAACAAATCCTGATCCAGCTTTTCAAGAAGAGGTGTTTACTGGAAATTACTGTCCCGGGGGATCATTGGAAGAATGCATCAACTTTTGCCCTTCCAAATCTTATGGTGAATGCACCGCTAAATGTGGGGAAGAATGCTAA